Proteins found in one Drosophila busckii strain San Diego stock center, stock number 13000-0081.31 chromosome 2R, ASM1175060v1, whole genome shotgun sequence genomic segment:
- the LOC108597063 gene encoding tctex1 domain-containing protein 2 isoform X1 — protein sequence MAGALAASTWTTMKTRITASVRTTNRMNALLSESMLIRRRALQPATGIGESEGGAVGEDGERKERPKNDWKFFHTNFNMERAHKIIEDCIEERLLWDRFSRNYDSWRALQLVESLAAEIRDRIKKLNHRRHRIVCLLSLVEKQNQGIYQRMVHLMDEKRDNFTQLVFERPTYFMIVVLYLVYQD from the exons ATGGCTGGTGCCTTGGCTGCTTCCACATGGACCACAATGAAGACGCG CATTACTGCGTCTGTGCGCACCACAAATCGCATGAATGCTTTGCTATCGGAGTCGATGCTGATACGACGGCGGGCGCTGCAGCCAGCGACGGGCATTGGGGAGAGCGAGGGAGGGGCCGTGGGTGAGGATGGGGAGCGCAAGGAGAGGCCGAAAAATGATTGGAAATTCTTTCACACCAATTTCAATATGGAACGTGCGCACAAAATCATCGAAGATTGCATTGAGGAGCGTCTGCTGTGGGATCGCTTCAGTCGCAATTACGACTCTTGGCGCGCGCTGCAATTGGTGGAGAGTCTGGCGGCTGAGATACGCGATCGGATCAAGAAGTTAAACCACAGACG TCATCGCATTGTCTGTCTGCTGTCGCTGGTGGAGAAACAGAATCAGGGCATCTACCAGCGCATGGTGCATCTGATGGACGAGAAGCGCGATAATTTTACACAACTTGTTTTCGAGCGACCCACGTACTTTATGATTGTCGTGCTCTATTTGGTGTACCAGGATTAG
- the LOC108597063 gene encoding tctex1 domain-containing protein 2 isoform X2 — protein sequence MSRMQAITASVRTTNRMNALLSESMLIRRRALQPATGIGESEGGAVGEDGERKERPKNDWKFFHTNFNMERAHKIIEDCIEERLLWDRFSRNYDSWRALQLVESLAAEIRDRIKKLNHRRHRIVCLLSLVEKQNQGIYQRMVHLMDEKRDNFTQLVFERPTYFMIVVLYLVYQD from the exons ATGAGTCGCATGCAAGC CATTACTGCGTCTGTGCGCACCACAAATCGCATGAATGCTTTGCTATCGGAGTCGATGCTGATACGACGGCGGGCGCTGCAGCCAGCGACGGGCATTGGGGAGAGCGAGGGAGGGGCCGTGGGTGAGGATGGGGAGCGCAAGGAGAGGCCGAAAAATGATTGGAAATTCTTTCACACCAATTTCAATATGGAACGTGCGCACAAAATCATCGAAGATTGCATTGAGGAGCGTCTGCTGTGGGATCGCTTCAGTCGCAATTACGACTCTTGGCGCGCGCTGCAATTGGTGGAGAGTCTGGCGGCTGAGATACGCGATCGGATCAAGAAGTTAAACCACAGACG TCATCGCATTGTCTGTCTGCTGTCGCTGGTGGAGAAACAGAATCAGGGCATCTACCAGCGCATGGTGCATCTGATGGACGAGAAGCGCGATAATTTTACACAACTTGTTTTCGAGCGACCCACGTACTTTATGATTGTCGTGCTCTATTTGGTGTACCAGGATTAG